A section of the Felis catus isolate Fca126 chromosome B2, F.catus_Fca126_mat1.0, whole genome shotgun sequence genome encodes:
- the LOC101081980 gene encoding olfactory receptor 10C1-like, whose product MNLSCSQWQDNSESVKHFAFAKFSAAAEQCLLLFTLILLMFLASLTGNALIALAICTNPTLHTPMYFFLANLSLLEIGYTCSVIPKMLQSLVSEARGISREGCATQMFFFTLFAISECCLLAAMAFDRYMAICSPLHYATRMSRGLCAQLAVVSWAVGCVVGLGQTNYIFSLNFCGPCEIDHFFCDLPPILALACGDTSRNEAAVFVVAVLCISSPFLLIIASYGRILAAVLIMPSPEGRRKALSTCSSHLLVVTLFYGSGSVTYLRPKASHSPGTDKLLALFYTVVTSMLNPIIYSLRNKEVKAALWRTLWKKSFNSRVGTEGLCRSAL is encoded by the coding sequence ATGAACCTCAGCTGTTCCCAGTGGCAGGACAACAGCGAGTCTGTCAAGCACTTTGCATTCGCCAAGTTCTCTGCCGCGGCCGAGCAGTGCTTGCTTCTATTCACCCTCATCCTGCTCATGTTCCTCGCCTCCCTGACGGGCAACGCTCTCATAGCCCTGGCCATCTGCACCAACCCCACCCTCCAcacacccatgtacttcttcctggccaATCTGTCTCTCTTGGAGATTGGCTACACGTGTTCGGTCATACCCAAGATGCTTCAGAGCCTTGTGAGTGAGGCCCGGGGCATCTCCCGCGAGGGGTGTGCCACACAGATGTTCTTCTTCACGCTGTTCGCCATCAGTGAGTGCTGTCTTCTGGCGGCCATGGCTTTTGACCGCTACATGGCCATATGCTCCCCACTACACTACGCGACACGAATGAGCcgtgggctctgtgcccagctgGCCGTGGTTTCCTGGGCAGTGGGTTGCGTGGTAGGCTTGGGCCAGACCAACTATATTTTCTCCTTGAACTTCTGTGGCCCCTGTGAAATAGACCACTTCTTCTGCGACCTCCCCCCTATCCTGGCTCTTGCCTGCGGGGATACATCCCGTAACGAGGCCGCGGTCTTTGTTGTAGCCGTTCTTTGCATATCCAGCCCATTTCTACTGATCATCGCTTCCTATGGCAGAATCCTAGCTGCTGTGCTGATCATGCCCTCACCTGAAGGCCGCCGGAAAGCTCTGTCCACCTGCTCTTCCCACCTGCTTGTAGTGACGCTCTTCTACGGCTCAGGGTCTGTCACCTACCTGAGGCCCAAGGCCAGCCATTCGCCAGGAACAGATAAGCTCCTAGCTCTCTTCTACACAGTGGTAACCTCCATGCTCAACCCCATCATCTACAGTTTGCGGAACAAGGAGGTCAAGGCGGCTCTCTGGAGAACCCTCTGGAAAAAAAGCTTTAACTCGCGGGTAGGTACCGAAGGACTGTGCAGATCTGCTCTTTGA
- the LOC101081221 gene encoding ADP-ribosylation factor-like protein 2-binding protein, translating into MPTALTPFLKGQCEALLLLMMYHEHITVRGPAAGRAAGLRVTDASRSLRLQRAEPGRRERLGPAWGRAGAAAAGEREARGHTRRAQLIRPGLRSCSRVEEEAAAAAAVFLEKESFALSFSSASDAEFDAVVGYLEDIIMDDEFQLLQRNFMDKYYQEFEDTEENKLTYTPIFNEYISLVEKYIEEQLLERIPGFNMAPFTTTSQHHNDEVAGDIFDMLLTFTDFLAFKEMFLDYRAEKEGRGLDLSSGLVVTSLCKSSPVPASQNDLRH; encoded by the exons aTGCCCACTGCACTAACCCCCTTCCTGAAGGGACAGTGTGAGGCTCTGCTCCTGTTAATGATGTACCATGAACACATCACTGTCCGTGGCCCAGCT GCGGGGCGCGCCGCGGGGCTGCGGGTAACTGACGCCAGTCGCTCACTGCGGCTGCAGCGCGCAGAACCTGGGCGCCGAGAGAGGCTTGGCCCCGCGTGGGGTCGAGCCGGCGCGGCTGCCGCCGGGGAGCGTGAAGCGCGGGGCCACACACGCAGGGCCCAACTCATTAGGCC aggcctacGGTCCTGCTCGCGCGTGGAGGAGGAGGCAGCCGCGGCGGCGGCTGTTTTCCTAGAGAAAGAGAGCTTCgctctgtccttctcttctgcctctgatGCAGAATTTGATGCTGTGGTTGGATATTTAGAGGACATTATCATGGATGATGAGTTCCAGTTATTACAGAGGAATTTCATGGACAAGTACTACCAGGAGTTTGAAGACACAGAAGAGAATAAACTCACCTACACACCTATTTTTAACGAATATATTTCTTTGGTAGAAAAGTATATTGAAGAACAGCTGCTGGAGCGGATTCCTGGATTTAACATGGCACCTTTCACCACAACTTCGCAGCACCATAACGATGAAGTGGCTGGTGACATATTTGACATGCTGCTCACGTTCACAGATTTTCTGGCTTTTAAGGAAATGTTTCTGGACTACAGAGCAGAAAAAGAAGGCCGGGGACTGGATTTAAGCAGTGGTTTGGTGGTGACTTCATTGTGCAAATCATCCCCTGTGCCAGCTTCCCAGAATGATCTGCGGCACTAG
- the LOC101081467 gene encoding olfactory receptor 2B6, protein MLTQHVTVIKVQVQITAEMGSPVHHLLSLLLSSSLLPLTPVPGSGHLEVPASISPVRDNMWINNQSSRDDFILLGFSDRPWLETPLFVIFLVAYIFALFGNVSIILVSRLDPQLDSPMYFFVSNLSLLDLCYTTSTVPQMLVNLRGPEKTISYGGCVAQLYIFLALGSTECILLAIMALDRYTAVCKPLHYPIIMSHRRCIHMATGTWISGFANSLVQSTLTVVVPRCGHRVVDHFFCEVPALLKLACADTHVNEAELNVLGALLLLVPLTLILGTYVLIARAVMRIRSAESRWKAFNTCASHLLVVSLFYFTAISMYVQPPSSYSHDRGKIMALFYGIVTPTLNPFIYTLRNKDVKAALGRALTKEFWVKTG, encoded by the coding sequence ATGTTGACTCAACATGTCACCGTAATCAAGGTGCAGGTGCAGATCACAGCAGAAATGGGAAGCCCAGTTCACCACCTCTTGTCCCTACTTCTCAGCAGCTCCCTCTTACCGCTGACACCCGTGCCTGGCAGTGGGCACTTAGAGGTTCCAGCTAGCATTTCACCTGTCCGTGACAACATGTGGATCAACAATCAGAGCTCTCGAGATGACTTCATCTTACTGGGATTCTCCGACCGCCCCTGGCTGGAGACGCCACTCTTTGTAATCTTTCTGGTGGCCTACATCTTTGCCTTATTTGGGAACGTGTCCATTATTCTTGTTTCCCGCCTAGACCCCCAGCTTGACAGTCCCATGTACTTTTTTGTCTCTAATCTGTCTCTACTGGACCTCTGCTACACTACCAGCACCGTGCCACAGATGTTAGTCAACCTTAGGGGACCAGAAAAGACCATTAGCTATGGTGGCTGTGTGGCCCAACTCTACATTTTCTTGGCCTTGGGTTCTACTGAATGCATACTTCTAGCCATCATGGCCTTGGATCGCTATACTGCTGTTTGCAAGCCCCTGCACTACCCAATCATCATGAGTCACAGACGCTGCATCCACATGGCCACTGGGACCTGGATCAGTGGCTTTGCCAACTCCCTTGTGCAGTCCACCCTCACCGTGGTGGTCCCACGGTGTGGACACAGGGTGGTGGACCATTTCTTCTGTGAAGTTCCTGCTCTTTTGAAACTAGCGTGTGCTGATACTCATGTGAATGAGGCTGAGCTCAACGTGCTGGGGGCGCTGCTGCTTCTGGTGCCCCTCACCCTCATCCTGGGCACCTATGTGCTCATTGCTCGGGCAGTAATGAGGATCCGCTCTGCTGAAAGTCGCTGGAAGGCCTTCAATACCTGTGCTTCACACCTGCTGGTCGTGTCCCTCTTCTACTTCACAGCCATCAGTATGTACGTCCAGCCTCCCTCTAGCTACTCTCATGACAGGGGGAAGATCATGGCTCTCTTCTATGGGATTGTCACTCCCACACTCAATCCATTTATCTACACACTGAGGAACAAGGACGTGAAAGCTGCCCTGGGAAGGGCACTGACCAAGGAGTTCTGGGTCAAGACAGGATGA
- the LOC101081729 gene encoding olfactory receptor 2G3-like: protein MKGTNSSNPAGFILLGFSEQPRLEKVLLVAISIIYVLTLVGNTAIILVSFLNPKLHTPMYFFLSNLSFLDLCFTTSIVPQMLVNLRGPEKTISYAGCVLQLYVALGLGSTECILLTVMAYDRFNAICRPLHYGVIMHPRLLRQLAAVAWSSGFVESTLQTILVFQLPLCNHHRVDDFMCEEPALIKIACVNTTFLENELSIAIVLYVVIPLGLILVSYGCITRSVLRIRSTEGRRKAFGTCGSHLVVVVLFFGTIISVYIQPKSKYTQNHSKFLTLFYTVVTPSLNPLIYTLRNKEVKWALRRLLWRDPHQGEP from the coding sequence ATGAAAGGGACAAATTCTAGCAACCCGGCAGGGTTTATCTTGCTGGGCTTCTCTGAGCAGCCCCGGCTGGAGAAGGTCCTCCTTGTGGCCATCTCCATCATATATGTACTGACGCTGGTGGGGAACACAGCCATCATCCTGGTCTCTTTCTTGAACCCCAAGCTGCACacgcccatgtacttcttcctgtcGAATCTGTCCTTCCTGGACCTCTGCTTTACAACGAGCATTGTCCCGCAGATGCTGGTGAATCTCAGGGGCCCAGAGAAGACCATCAGCTACGCGGGCTGTGTGCTCCAGCTCTATGTGGCGCTGGGGCTGGGCTCCACTGAGTGCATCCTCCTGACGGTGATGGCTTATGACCGCTTCAATGCCATCTGCCGCCCCCTGCACTACGGCGTCATCATGCACCCCAGGCTGCTCCGGCAGCTTGCAGCTGTGGCCTGGAGCAGTGGTTTTGTGGAGTCCACGCTTCAGACCATCCTCGTCTTCCAGCTGCCTCTCTGCAACCACCACAGGGTGGATGATTTCATGTGTGAGGAGCCCGCCCTGATTAAAATTGCCTGTGTGAACACCACCTTCCTGGAGAACGAGCTCTCCATAGCCATCGTCCTCTATGTGGTCATACCGCTGGGGCTGATTCTGGTCTCCTACGGCTGCATCACCAGGAGTGTGCTGAGAATCAGGTCCACGGAAGGCAGGAGGAAAGCGTTTGGGACCTGCGGGTCCCACCTGGTGGTTGTGGTTTTGTTCTTCGGGACTATAATTTCTGTCTACATCCAACCCAAGAGCAAGTACACGCAGAACCACAGTAAATTCCTCACCCTCTTCTATACTGTAGTGACGCCCTCGCTTAATCCTCTCATCTACACGCTGAGAAACAAGGAGGTTAAGTGGGCTCTGAGGAGACTGTTGTGGAGGGACCCACATCAGGGAGAACCGTGA